In Qipengyuania psychrotolerans, one DNA window encodes the following:
- a CDS encoding bifunctional riboflavin kinase/FAD synthetase: MRFLDHREPLPESLRGAIIALGNFDGFHLGHQAVAKEAIDWARAEGRPSIIATFDPHPVRHFKPDAEPFRLTTLEQRQELYLAAGATAMLVFHFDGELAGTTAEDFVKVLLAEHLGVAGVVTGEDFTFGKGRGGNREVLQTLGREIGIEARAVAPVMDGGEPVSSSRVRDALREGNPQEAARLLTRPFAIRGIVEHGDKRGREIGYPTANLSIEQYLRPKYGIYAVTGRILSTGEELKGAANIGVRPQFEPPKELLEPYFFDFTGDLYGQKIEVAFHHFLRGEAKFDSLDELTAQMARDCEKAKDLLS, encoded by the coding sequence GTGAGGTTTCTCGACCACCGCGAACCGCTGCCCGAAAGCCTGCGCGGTGCAATCATCGCGCTGGGCAATTTCGACGGGTTTCATCTCGGCCATCAGGCCGTCGCCAAGGAAGCGATCGACTGGGCGCGCGCCGAAGGCCGCCCCTCCATCATTGCGACTTTCGATCCGCATCCCGTGCGCCATTTCAAGCCCGATGCAGAGCCGTTTCGCCTGACGACGCTGGAGCAGCGGCAGGAGCTTTACCTTGCTGCCGGGGCTACCGCGATGCTGGTATTCCACTTCGATGGCGAACTGGCCGGAACGACGGCAGAAGACTTCGTGAAAGTCCTGCTCGCCGAGCATCTCGGCGTAGCAGGCGTCGTTACGGGCGAAGACTTCACCTTCGGCAAGGGCCGGGGCGGGAACCGCGAGGTGCTTCAGACGCTGGGCCGCGAGATCGGCATCGAGGCGCGCGCGGTTGCGCCGGTCATGGATGGCGGCGAACCCGTTTCTTCCAGCCGTGTGCGCGACGCCTTGCGCGAAGGCAACCCGCAGGAAGCCGCGCGCCTTTTGACCCGCCCGTTCGCGATTCGCGGTATCGTGGAACATGGCGATAAGCGCGGGCGAGAAATCGGGTATCCCACCGCGAACCTGTCCATCGAACAGTACCTACGCCCCAAATACGGCATCTACGCCGTCACGGGCCGTATCCTGTCGACCGGCGAGGAATTGAAAGGTGCCGCCAACATCGGCGTGCGCCCGCAATTCGAACCGCCCAAGGAATTGCTCGAGCCTTATTTTTTCGATTTTACCGGCGATCTTTACGGCCAGAAAATCGAGGTGGCCTTCCACCATTTCCTGCGCGGCGAGGCGAAATTCGATTCGCTTGACGAGCTGACCGCACAGATGGCGCGTGACTGCGAAAAGGCAAAAGACCTCCTTTCATGA
- a CDS encoding dihydrofolate reductase, translating to MSLFCIYARAANGAIGKDGQLPWHLPADLKRFKALTMGKPMIMGRKTFESLPGLLPGRRHIVLTRKQRWDSTGAEVVRSVEEAIATAGDDAAVIGGAAIFDVFLPLSDRVELTQIHHDFEGDVFMSALGPEWEVAGREDFDAQDQKPPYSFLTYTRIREAVQ from the coding sequence ATGAGCCTGTTCTGCATCTATGCCCGCGCCGCCAATGGCGCGATCGGCAAGGACGGGCAGTTGCCATGGCATTTGCCTGCCGATCTCAAGCGCTTCAAGGCGCTGACTATGGGCAAGCCGATGATCATGGGCCGCAAGACCTTCGAAAGCCTGCCTGGCCTTCTGCCCGGCCGCCGCCATATCGTGCTGACCCGCAAGCAGCGCTGGGATTCCACCGGAGCGGAAGTGGTCCGCTCTGTCGAGGAGGCTATCGCCACAGCTGGCGACGATGCTGCGGTCATTGGCGGCGCGGCGATTTTCGATGTCTTCCTGCCGCTGTCGGACCGTGTCGAACTTACGCAAATCCACCACGACTTCGAAGGCGATGTCTTCATGTCCGCGCTTGGCCCGGAATGGGAAGTTGCCGGGCGCGAGGACTTTGACGCGCAGGACCAAAAGCCGCCGTATTCCTTCCTCACCTACACCCGTATCAGAGAGGCGGTTCAGTGA
- a CDS encoding 5-(carboxyamino)imidazole ribonucleotide synthase has product MLKRGSTIGILGGGQLGRMMAVAAAQLGYRCIGYSPEGDNVAAAVCEDFFTNEWDDKEALAAFAARCDVVTWEFENVPVETARAFPADQIFPDPRALETAQDRLSEKRFVEDLGGRPAAYAKVDSRTDLEAAADRLGAPGILKTRRDGYDGKGQWRIMSGRDAAGLKMPDAAAIYEGFVEFRAEFSVILVRGQNGEVRFWDSARNTHEGGVLAASLLPAGKVVDAQVEEARKLAGKVAQALNYVGVLTLEFFATHEGPIFNEMAPRVHNSGHWTIEGAATSQFENHIRAVAGLPLGDTRTIAEAVEMRNILGTEIEGAHAFLADADTHLHDYGKSEVREGRKMGHLTRLTRS; this is encoded by the coding sequence ATGCTCAAACGCGGCTCCACGATCGGCATCCTTGGCGGAGGCCAGCTTGGCCGGATGATGGCGGTCGCCGCCGCCCAGCTCGGCTATCGCTGCATCGGATATTCGCCCGAAGGCGACAATGTCGCTGCTGCAGTGTGCGAAGATTTTTTCACCAACGAATGGGACGACAAGGAGGCGCTGGCAGCCTTTGCCGCACGCTGCGACGTGGTGACCTGGGAATTCGAGAACGTGCCGGTCGAAACCGCGCGCGCCTTTCCCGCCGACCAGATTTTCCCCGACCCAAGGGCGCTGGAAACCGCGCAGGACCGGCTCAGCGAGAAACGCTTCGTCGAAGACCTTGGCGGCAGGCCCGCAGCCTATGCGAAAGTAGACTCGCGCACTGATCTGGAAGCTGCGGCCGACCGGCTCGGCGCGCCCGGCATCCTCAAGACACGGCGTGACGGTTATGACGGCAAAGGCCAGTGGCGCATCATGTCGGGACGCGATGCAGCGGGGCTGAAAATGCCCGATGCCGCGGCAATCTACGAAGGCTTCGTTGAATTCAGGGCCGAATTTTCGGTCATCCTCGTCAGGGGGCAGAACGGTGAAGTCCGCTTCTGGGATAGCGCGCGCAACACGCATGAGGGCGGCGTCCTGGCCGCCTCGCTCCTGCCTGCTGGCAAAGTGGTCGATGCCCAGGTCGAAGAAGCCCGCAAGCTGGCCGGAAAGGTCGCGCAAGCGCTCAACTATGTTGGCGTGTTGACGCTGGAATTCTTTGCCACCCACGAAGGCCCGATCTTCAACGAGATGGCACCGCGGGTCCACAATTCGGGCCACTGGACGATCGAGGGAGCGGCCACCAGCCAGTTCGAAAACCACATCCGTGCCGTAGCCGGCCTACCGCTAGGTGACACACGCACCATCGCCGAGGCGGTCGAAATGCGTAACATCCTCGGCACCGAGATCGAAGGCGCGCATGCCTTTCTTGCCGACGCCGACACGCACCTGCACGATTACGGCAAGAGCGAAGTGCGCGAAGGCCGCAAGATGGGCCACCTCACCCGCCTGACCCGCTCATGA
- the purE gene encoding 5-(carboxyamino)imidazole ribonucleotide mutase: MGAKVAIVMGSQSDWKTMTCAAEVLDELGVETDVRIVSAHRTPDRMYDFAKGAADAGFQVIIAGAGGAAHLPGMIAALTHIPVLGVPVQSKALSGEDSLLSIVQMPAGVPVGTLAIGEAGATNAGLFAAAMLANNDEELANRLKAWRQARSDAVAQRPQD; the protein is encoded by the coding sequence ATGGGGGCAAAGGTCGCGATCGTCATGGGGAGCCAGTCCGACTGGAAGACCATGACCTGCGCCGCTGAGGTGCTGGACGAACTGGGCGTCGAAACCGATGTGCGCATCGTGTCGGCTCACCGCACGCCGGACCGGATGTACGACTTTGCCAAGGGCGCGGCGGATGCTGGCTTCCAGGTCATCATCGCGGGTGCAGGCGGGGCAGCACACCTCCCGGGCATGATTGCCGCCCTCACCCACATTCCCGTGCTGGGCGTGCCGGTGCAATCCAAAGCGTTGTCCGGCGAAGACAGCCTGCTTTCCATTGTCCAGATGCCCGCAGGCGTACCCGTCGGCACTTTGGCCATTGGCGAAGCGGGCGCAACCAACGCCGGCCTGTTCGCCGCAGCAATGTTGGCCAACAATGACGAAGAGCTGGCCAACCGGCTCAAGGCATGGCGCCAGGCGCGCAGCGATGCCGTGGCGCAGCGGCCGCAGGACTGA
- the gpmA gene encoding 2,3-diphosphoglycerate-dependent phosphoglycerate mutase: MSKLILVRHGQSEWNLANRFTGWWDVDLTEKGEAEAREAGELMKAKGVLPTVAFTSVQKRAIRTMNIALDACDRSWIPVTRDWHLNERHYGGLTGLDKQETRERHGDEQVHIWRRSFDVPPPELEPGSEFDLSNDPRYAGIDVPRTESLKLTIERVLPYWEEAILPQLAKGENVIISAHGNSLRALVKHLSNISDDEITGLEIPTGQPIIYDFDGTKVAGERYYLKDS; encoded by the coding sequence ATGTCCAAGCTTATTCTTGTTCGCCACGGCCAGAGCGAGTGGAACCTCGCCAACCGTTTCACCGGCTGGTGGGATGTCGACCTGACCGAAAAGGGCGAAGCAGAAGCGCGCGAGGCGGGCGAACTGATGAAAGCCAAGGGCGTTCTGCCCACGGTCGCCTTCACCAGTGTCCAGAAACGCGCAATAAGGACAATGAACATCGCGCTTGATGCTTGCGACCGCTCGTGGATTCCGGTGACCCGCGACTGGCATTTGAACGAACGCCATTATGGCGGCCTGACCGGTCTCGACAAACAGGAAACGCGCGAGCGCCACGGGGACGAGCAAGTCCATATCTGGCGCCGCAGCTTCGACGTGCCGCCGCCCGAACTTGAACCGGGTAGCGAATTCGACCTGTCGAACGACCCGCGTTACGCGGGGATCGACGTGCCGCGCACCGAAAGCCTCAAACTCACCATCGAACGCGTGCTGCCCTATTGGGAAGAAGCGATCCTGCCGCAGCTGGCCAAGGGAGAGAATGTCATCATCTCTGCCCACGGCAACAGCTTGCGCGCACTGGTGAAGCACCTGTCGAACATCTCCGACGACGAGATCACCGGGCTGGAAATCCCGACCGGACAGCCGATTATCTACGATTTCGACGGGACGAAGGTCGCCGGCGAACGATATTACCTGAAGGATAGCTGA
- a CDS encoding acyl-CoA dehydrogenase family protein, with protein MDFRLTDQQRELQDAARTFSRKELPDLAREMEEKDFPVPADMVRRYGEMGFLGVNLPEEYGGLGLGHVEALLVLEQFAMISNAVAFPIFEALVGPVRTVERFASGSLKQQILPQVISGEATVAVSMSEPDAGTALTDLTTRAQQHGDHYILDGAKRWTSGAGHARYYVVYTRLSDAPGAKGIGALLVDKEMDGVSFGKRESLMGFRGIDTRDIAFDGVKVPKGNEIVPAGGFGKLMSAFGLERCGNATQSLGLAAGALEQATEYVQERKAFGKPIVDFQAVQMRLAEMAMQVEAARLLIYRAAANAEHLEGGLPSVYESSTAKCFANEIVRSVTANGMQVMGGYGYHKEYGMEQRVRDGFAWGIAGGTTDVQKTNIAAAIVGRRFDQRR; from the coding sequence ATGGATTTCCGCCTGACCGATCAGCAGCGCGAGCTTCAGGATGCCGCGCGGACTTTCTCGCGCAAGGAACTGCCGGATCTGGCGCGGGAGATGGAGGAGAAGGACTTCCCCGTTCCCGCCGATATGGTGCGGCGATACGGAGAGATGGGGTTCCTCGGCGTCAATCTGCCGGAAGAGTACGGCGGCCTGGGCCTGGGCCATGTCGAAGCGCTGCTGGTGCTCGAACAGTTCGCGATGATTTCGAATGCGGTCGCTTTCCCGATTTTCGAGGCGCTGGTCGGGCCGGTACGCACGGTGGAGCGGTTTGCCTCGGGTTCGCTCAAGCAGCAGATCCTGCCTCAAGTCATTTCGGGCGAAGCGACGGTGGCGGTCTCCATGTCGGAACCGGACGCCGGAACTGCGCTCACCGATCTCACCACGCGTGCTCAGCAGCATGGCGATCATTACATCCTCGACGGCGCCAAGCGCTGGACCTCAGGTGCGGGCCACGCGCGCTACTATGTTGTCTATACGCGCCTGTCCGATGCGCCGGGTGCGAAGGGCATCGGCGCATTGCTGGTCGACAAGGAAATGGACGGGGTGAGTTTCGGCAAGCGTGAAAGCCTGATGGGTTTTCGCGGTATCGACACCCGCGACATCGCGTTTGACGGGGTGAAAGTCCCCAAGGGCAATGAAATCGTGCCGGCTGGCGGCTTCGGCAAGCTGATGAGCGCCTTCGGACTGGAGCGCTGCGGCAATGCCACGCAATCACTCGGCCTCGCAGCTGGCGCGCTGGAGCAGGCCACGGAGTATGTGCAGGAGCGCAAGGCTTTCGGCAAACCGATCGTCGACTTCCAGGCGGTCCAGATGCGGCTGGCGGAAATGGCGATGCAGGTGGAGGCGGCGCGGCTCCTGATCTACCGCGCTGCGGCCAATGCCGAACATCTCGAAGGCGGGCTACCGAGCGTTTACGAAAGCTCGACTGCGAAATGCTTTGCCAATGAAATCGTGCGGTCGGTTACGGCGAACGGGATGCAGGTGATGGGCGGCTATGGCTATCACAAGGAATACGGCATGGAGCAGCGCGTCCGCGACGGTTTTGCGTGGGGTATCGCTGGCGGAACCACCGACGTGCAGAAAACCAATATCGCCGCGGCAATCGTCGGGCGCAGGTTTGATCAAAGGCGTTGA
- a CDS encoding PH domain-containing protein, giving the protein MDDTAELTQLDPRYKTMMRLVAAVAALGVLSAASAAELVIPGWTGVFWVPAALFILYLVVWLPMRRYATRGYTLAEERLRVVRGVLFRSDTVVPFGRVQHIDVDQGPLERAFHLATLTVHTAGSHNSSVSLPGLAHEDAMAMREEIRAAIRRDTQ; this is encoded by the coding sequence ATGGACGATACAGCCGAACTTACCCAGCTCGACCCGCGCTACAAGACAATGATGCGGCTGGTTGCGGCCGTCGCTGCGCTTGGTGTGCTTAGCGCAGCGAGCGCAGCCGAACTGGTCATCCCGGGGTGGACCGGCGTGTTCTGGGTCCCGGCAGCGCTGTTTATCCTGTACCTCGTCGTGTGGCTGCCGATGCGCCGCTATGCGACGCGCGGGTATACGCTTGCCGAAGAGCGGCTGCGCGTGGTGCGGGGCGTCCTGTTCCGGTCCGATACCGTGGTCCCGTTCGGGCGCGTCCAGCACATCGATGTCGATCAGGGACCGCTGGAGCGCGCGTTCCATCTCGCCACGCTGACCGTGCATACGGCAGGGAGCCACAATTCCTCCGTGTCGTTGCCCGGATTGGCGCATGAGGATGCGATGGCCATGCGCGAGGAAATCCGCGCGGCAATCAGGCGCGACACGCAATGA
- a CDS encoding PH domain-containing protein, with amino-acid sequence MSESSREARRTDPRTVVVQAASYIISFVPAAIAIFIFTRDEADKMAFIVPVLALLIAVNIGGKYLQWTRFTYATGDADIRVEKGLLSRAARSVPYERVQDVSLEQKLVPRLFGLVEVRFETGAGGKEDLTLAYLTEAEGERLRELVRERREGTVPAGEVAATQVQETDDAPPLFAMDEKRVFTFGIFEFSLAVVAVIGGLAQQFEFLLPFELWDIDGWQERLTGPGQQLAGLGPLAQAIGIIFALATLAVLGFATGIVRTALREWGFRLDRTDKGLRRRRGLLTRTDLVMPVHRVQALRLETGFLRRLFGWYGLKVISLASDSGAANHEAAPFAQMDEIAPIVAETGFELPPENTQWHRAMDRYRLDKMLLASALLLPATVLTIFIADSIQWLIPAGLLGAAILHHWWRWRHDRHAIDAKQVYSRHGWFSPSLAIGSRVKLQSAEILQGPIARRRGYASLLFGLAGGNLRIHGMPLETARLWRVQILDSISGTDFSDLLEPGAEAQAA; translated from the coding sequence ATGAGCGAAAGCTCGCGCGAAGCCAGGCGCACTGATCCGCGGACCGTGGTGGTCCAGGCGGCCAGCTACATCATCAGCTTCGTGCCTGCGGCGATTGCGATCTTCATCTTCACCCGCGACGAAGCGGACAAGATGGCCTTTATCGTACCGGTTCTGGCGCTGCTCATTGCCGTGAACATCGGCGGGAAATACCTTCAGTGGACCCGGTTCACCTATGCGACCGGCGACGCTGATATCCGGGTCGAGAAGGGTCTCCTGTCGCGCGCGGCAAGGTCGGTCCCTTACGAACGCGTCCAGGACGTAAGCCTCGAACAGAAGCTGGTCCCGCGCCTGTTCGGCCTCGTGGAAGTGCGGTTCGAGACGGGTGCTGGCGGCAAGGAAGACCTCACGCTCGCCTATCTGACCGAGGCCGAGGGGGAACGGCTGCGCGAACTCGTGCGCGAGCGGCGTGAAGGCACCGTCCCTGCCGGAGAGGTCGCGGCAACGCAGGTGCAGGAGACAGACGATGCGCCGCCGCTTTTTGCCATGGACGAAAAGCGGGTATTCACCTTTGGAATTTTCGAATTCTCGCTGGCGGTCGTGGCCGTCATCGGCGGTCTGGCCCAGCAGTTCGAGTTCTTGTTGCCCTTCGAGCTGTGGGACATCGATGGATGGCAGGAACGGCTGACCGGACCGGGACAGCAATTGGCCGGGCTTGGGCCGCTGGCGCAGGCTATTGGCATAATTTTCGCGCTGGCAACGTTGGCAGTGCTTGGCTTTGCAACAGGTATCGTTCGCACTGCCCTGAGGGAATGGGGCTTCCGGCTGGACCGGACCGACAAGGGGCTGCGCAGGCGCCGCGGGCTGCTGACGCGCACCGATCTGGTGATGCCGGTCCACCGTGTTCAGGCGCTGCGCCTGGAAACCGGTTTCCTGCGGCGCCTGTTCGGTTGGTACGGCCTCAAGGTCATCAGCCTGGCGAGCGACAGCGGGGCAGCAAATCACGAAGCCGCGCCCTTTGCGCAAATGGACGAGATTGCGCCCATCGTCGCCGAGACAGGCTTTGAATTACCTCCCGAAAACACGCAATGGCACCGCGCAATGGACCGTTACCGGCTGGACAAGATGTTACTGGCAAGCGCGCTGCTGCTGCCTGCGACCGTGCTCACGATCTTCATCGCCGATTCCATCCAGTGGCTGATCCCGGCAGGCCTTCTTGGTGCAGCTATCCTGCATCACTGGTGGCGCTGGCGGCATGACCGGCATGCCATCGACGCGAAGCAGGTCTACAGCCGCCACGGCTGGTTTTCACCCAGCCTTGCCATCGGTTCGCGGGTGAAGCTGCAATCGGCCGAGATCCTGCAAGGACCCATTGCGCGCAGGCGCGGCTATGCAAGTCTGCTGTTCGGCCTAGCTGGCGGTAATCTGCGTATTCACGGAATGCCCCTTGAAACCGCCCGGCTCTGGCGCGTCCAAATTTTGGATAGCATCAGCGGAACCGATTTTTCCGATCTGCTGGAGCCGGGAGCAGAAGCTCAGGCCGCCTAG
- a CDS encoding GNAT family N-acetyltransferase codes for MSDTIEIQHEGDETQGRYFTGVEGAEREAELTWRKNGNVRHATHTFVPAEARGKGVAAKLVKAMIADAREDGFKIAPDCSYVESYFRRNPDLSGLRA; via the coding sequence GTGAGCGATACGATTGAAATTCAGCACGAGGGCGATGAAACCCAAGGCCGTTACTTTACTGGCGTCGAGGGAGCCGAGCGTGAGGCCGAACTGACGTGGCGTAAGAATGGCAACGTCCGCCATGCCACGCATACTTTTGTCCCGGCCGAAGCGCGCGGGAAAGGCGTCGCGGCCAAGCTGGTCAAGGCCATGATCGCCGATGCGCGCGAGGACGGTTTCAAGATCGCGCCGGACTGCTCTTACGTGGAAAGCTATTTCCGCCGTAATCCCGATTTGTCAGGCCTGCGAGCCTAG
- a CDS encoding threonine aldolase family protein, with amino-acid sequence MSKQAQFLSDNAASVHPAVWDAMRAADDADAPYDGDAQSAALNEKFGALFGRECEVLWVATGTAANCLALASMVQPHGAVVCHEEAHIEMDEGGAPGFYLHGAKLLLADGKSAKLTPGDIRAVIDPIRDDVHQVQPHAISITQASEYGCVYQPEDIAAIAGLAKERGLALHMDGARFANAAAFLDRPAGEVAGDVDALSFGFVKNGGMTAEAIVFFDSQMADVARYRRKRAGHLQSKGRYLAAQLHAMLDGDIWLNNARAANAAAQEVAGACAERLMHPVQANELFVRCTAQEREALRAQDFAFYDWGDDAARFVTAWNTQEADARALSAAISGL; translated from the coding sequence ATGAGCAAGCAAGCCCAGTTCCTGTCCGACAATGCCGCCAGTGTGCACCCCGCCGTATGGGACGCGATGCGCGCGGCCGACGATGCCGATGCGCCCTATGACGGTGATGCGCAAAGCGCTGCACTGAACGAGAAGTTTGGCGCTCTGTTCGGGCGTGAGTGCGAAGTGTTGTGGGTCGCCACGGGCACGGCGGCAAATTGCCTGGCGCTGGCGTCTATGGTGCAGCCGCATGGCGCAGTGGTCTGTCATGAAGAAGCGCACATCGAAATGGACGAAGGCGGCGCGCCGGGGTTCTATCTTCATGGTGCAAAGCTACTGCTGGCAGATGGCAAAAGCGCCAAATTGACGCCCGGCGACATTCGCGCTGTGATCGACCCGATCCGCGACGATGTGCACCAGGTCCAGCCGCACGCAATCTCAATTACGCAGGCCAGCGAATATGGCTGTGTCTACCAGCCCGAAGACATCGCTGCCATTGCCGGCCTCGCCAAAGAGCGGGGCCTTGCCCTCCATATGGACGGTGCGCGTTTCGCCAATGCTGCCGCGTTTCTGGACCGGCCTGCCGGCGAGGTCGCGGGCGACGTCGATGCGCTGAGCTTCGGCTTCGTCAAGAACGGCGGAATGACGGCTGAAGCGATCGTCTTCTTTGACTCGCAGATGGCCGATGTTGCCCGGTATCGCCGTAAGCGGGCAGGCCATTTGCAGAGCAAGGGCAGGTACCTTGCCGCCCAGCTGCATGCGATGCTGGACGGAGATATCTGGCTGAACAATGCGCGTGCAGCCAATGCGGCGGCGCAGGAAGTGGCCGGCGCCTGTGCAGAGCGCCTGATGCACCCAGTCCAGGCCAACGAACTGTTCGTTCGCTGCACTGCGCAAGAGCGCGAGGCTCTTCGTGCCCAAGACTTCGCCTTTTACGATTGGGGTGATGACGCTGCCCGGTTCGTAACGGCGTGGAATACGCAAGAGGCAGATGCACGCGCCTTGTCTGCTGCGATTTCCGGCCTGTGA
- a CDS encoding DMT family transporter has translation MSASAGSESLLTPRNLAAFLLVSVIWGGTWLVIRDQISAVPAQWSITYRFMVAAAGMFALAAIRREPLSLSREGQKWAAILGVLQFTLNFTFVYNAEHFITSGLVAVMFALLVVPNALLGKFLLGQRITGAFVLGSSIAAVGVALLFLQEYRASPATLQEVVIGAMLTIGGILSASGANIAQAMEGAKRQPFITLLAWAMLWGVFINLALALVTAGPPQFDSRPSYALGVIYLGLFGSVVTFPLYYGLVRKVGAGQAAYSSVIVPVVAMILSTLFEGFIWGPLPAIGAVLVLGGMVVALKGRASSPPRRATPEP, from the coding sequence GTGAGCGCGTCTGCCGGTTCCGAAAGCCTGCTGACACCGCGCAATCTGGCGGCCTTTTTGCTGGTGAGCGTAATCTGGGGCGGCACGTGGCTGGTTATCCGCGATCAGATCTCGGCAGTCCCGGCGCAGTGGTCGATCACTTACCGGTTCATGGTTGCCGCGGCTGGCATGTTCGCATTGGCGGCTATTCGCCGCGAACCGCTAAGCCTGAGCCGCGAAGGGCAGAAGTGGGCCGCAATCCTTGGCGTGCTGCAATTCACGCTCAACTTCACGTTCGTCTATAACGCCGAACACTTCATTACCTCCGGGCTGGTCGCGGTGATGTTCGCCTTGCTCGTCGTGCCCAACGCACTGCTTGGGAAATTCCTGCTCGGCCAGCGCATTACCGGTGCATTCGTCCTGGGATCGAGCATCGCGGCAGTCGGAGTGGCCTTGCTGTTCCTGCAAGAATACCGTGCTTCTCCGGCGACTCTGCAAGAGGTCGTGATCGGGGCCATGCTGACGATCGGCGGGATTCTTTCTGCCAGCGGTGCCAATATCGCCCAGGCCATGGAAGGCGCCAAACGACAGCCGTTCATCACCTTGCTCGCATGGGCCATGCTGTGGGGCGTGTTCATCAACCTGGCGCTGGCACTGGTGACCGCTGGCCCGCCGCAATTCGATTCGCGGCCCTCCTATGCGCTCGGCGTGATCTATCTCGGCCTGTTTGGTTCGGTCGTCACTTTCCCGCTCTATTACGGTTTGGTGCGCAAGGTCGGGGCAGGACAGGCTGCCTATTCAAGCGTGATCGTGCCGGTCGTCGCGATGATCCTTTCGACCCTGTTCGAAGGCTTCATCTGGGGCCCGCTTCCGGCGATTGGCGCCGTGCTGGTTCTGGGCGGCATGGTGGTGGCGCTGAAGGGGCGGGCATCCTCGCCGCCGCGGCGCGCTACGCCGGAGCCATGA
- a CDS encoding SDR family NAD(P)-dependent oxidoreductase encodes MARLFIFGLGYTAGRIAQALRGAGWLVDATGSSGNISFDDEDAVRGAIAGASHTLSSVPPADGSDPVIDKYVELLGGKWLGYLSSTGVYGDVDGAWVDEASPTGGGRRTARADCDARWMEMGARVFRLPGIYGPGRSAFDRVREGKAHRIDLPGQVFSRIHVDDIVSGVVAAIEGGAPSGAYNLSDDLPTSQNTVIEEACRLLGVDPPPLKTIDEADLSPMARGFYAENRRVANIKAKRVLGWKPAYPTYREGLAAIMAPA; translated from the coding sequence ATGGCCCGATTGTTCATCTTTGGTCTCGGCTACACGGCAGGGCGGATTGCGCAAGCGCTGCGCGGAGCTGGATGGCTTGTGGACGCGACCGGAAGCTCCGGCAATATTTCCTTCGATGATGAGGACGCGGTTCGCGGCGCGATTGCCGGTGCATCGCATACCCTCAGCTCGGTCCCGCCTGCAGACGGCAGCGATCCTGTAATCGACAAATACGTCGAACTGCTGGGCGGCAAATGGCTGGGCTACCTTTCCTCCACCGGCGTTTACGGTGACGTGGACGGGGCCTGGGTCGATGAAGCGTCTCCCACTGGCGGCGGCAGGCGCACGGCGAGGGCAGATTGCGACGCTCGGTGGATGGAGATGGGCGCGCGGGTCTTCCGCCTGCCCGGCATCTACGGTCCGGGACGCAGCGCGTTCGACAGGGTGCGGGAAGGCAAGGCCCACCGCATCGACTTGCCGGGACAGGTATTCAGCCGCATTCATGTCGATGACATCGTGTCGGGCGTGGTCGCTGCAATTGAAGGCGGCGCCCCGTCAGGTGCCTACAATCTGTCGGACGATCTTCCCACAAGCCAGAATACCGTAATCGAAGAAGCCTGCCGGTTGCTCGGCGTTGATCCGCCTCCGCTCAAGACCATCGATGAGGCCGATCTTTCGCCCATGGCGCGCGGGTTTTATGCCGAGAACAGGCGGGTTGCGAACATCAAGGCGAAACGCGTGCTTGGCTGGAAGCCTGCCTACCCGACCTACCGCGAAGGGCTGGCTGCCATCATGGCTCCGGCGTAG